The window TGAGGAAGAAAACCATTTTGGCAAAACTTCCTGGTTTCCTTGTTTGACACTGTTGGTCTGCTAGGCTCACTTACTCACATACCAAGCAATTAACAAGAGGGCACAGGCATACTAATGGCTCCATGAGGCTATACTGAAGGACAgcaatgtctgtacaaaatcatttttttgacatttcattcaaaaccacaaatgtcaacctcatcaTGGCGTTAGAGGACAACTCGGGTCTACATAGGTACTATGAATGACTGTAGAAAATGTTGTACCATtccatcaagtagatgttgagatgtttcactgCATCTTGTGATGCACCTGGatacatcatcagtgatgttaCCTGGGGTCATTGGGTGTTTTGAGTCTTTCAACAATCAGAAACCCTCGACCAGGCGAGCCAGTTGGGGCTGACCAAGCCCAAGCTTGTGTCCAGGTAGTTTACTCCATCcacccctctcctctcctgatcCACAGCCACCTTGATGCAAACTTGATTACATCACTTCAGTATCTTTGAACTCCACCGCTTGCTTCCATCTTGTCCAGGCTCCGTGCTGCTGCATTCCAACCATCCTGCTGGCTCGCTCCTCCTCAACTGATGCTTGCACCTCATCCTAGATCCACGACCTCGTCCTTTTCCTGCACCTTGTTGCAGTGAAGTGGTAGGCTGCTACCCAGGCCAGCCCTTCCATGAGACACTGAGCCCATCAGCACCCTGTGCCTTAGCTGTGACTCAGCGACATCCACGGCCTCTGCTGCCCTCCACTTCCATCCTGTCCTGACCTCAATGCCAGCCTGAGAAACTTTTGGGTCGCAGGACTCTCAGTATTGCAGAACCTCCCTAGTACGGGTCACCATGAATTCAGGCTGCTGAGGGGAGCTTCTGCTTGTTGTTCTGCTTGTATAGGGAAACGCTGCTCAGACTCCATGGTAGTCCCTGCCACTTCCATAGCAACCTGCTAACCCTCTTCTCAAAGTCCTCTGCCCATAAGTTAAAAATGGGATTTGATTATagtgctaaatgaaaagtcattaTATTGCATCCTCTGGGCAACATGGTTatctgtatcaaatttcatgacaatccatccaatagcttttgagatatttcactaaaagaCCCAAATGTCAAACTCATAATGGTGCCAAAGGAAAAGCTATAGAATCACCAAAATCAGTAGGCTTCATCATTTTGGGTCCATGTATCTGTAAAAAAATTCATCATCATATGATCATATAGTTCATGGAAACATCAACGACATGACAGAAAACTTGTATCGTGTCATAACAGAACTTGTCTAATAGAAGACATGCTTATAGACAGTCAAACTTTTATTATGGTTTTATAACAATATGCTAAAATCAAACACTATAAACAGTAATAATctcaaaaatatgtaaaacatttctaaattaaCTGTCCTTAAACTTAGCTTATATATTTTCCAGCAACAGCAGTGTAAGTTAGTGCAAACATGGTAAATTAGTGGAGTTTAGTACAGTAAAACATTATATTCTTAGTTTGTGGTGTAAACTGTAGGAAGAGCTCACTGCAGATGAGTCACTTAACTTTTGTACATCCTCACACAAacttgatatactgtacatatgataCTCTACTGACTGACAGGTAAGGTAAAAGAGAGCAAACAGACCACTTTAGTAAATTTCAATATTCTAGAGACTTTAACCATACATCTTTAACAGTTTGCAATTTAAAAGTAACTTTCTAGTGTTTGAGATGGATGCAGCACAGGACCACATACACAAAGTTGgaccagaggaaaaaaatctatATGTATCAACACTGGAttataaaactgttgttttagggTGATACTCAGTGTGGCAAATATGTGGCCATGACACCTCCGCTTGGAGATGGTAAGAGATACACAGAGAGGGTTTCCTGTTAAGACCTTTTAACCCAGTCTTGTCTATTTGGCTGGTATGGTGACTTTGGTGTGCTATCAGATcaatgaaatataacattttatgtttgcatTTGAACACAGCTCAGATACAGTATACCGTATGTACAGTatggaatataaaaaaaacaagctgcacACCAAACCCCACCCATCTACTTATGAAAACTTCAACATCATCTTAATTTTACCCATTGGTCTAAGTCATTGATGCACTCATCTTTGCATAGCTGAAGTTAATCATAACTGACTAAATCATCATTAAGGTCAGTCAATAGAGCTCATAATCATTCTACTCATTACTGTGGTGATCAGGGTCACCAAGGTAATGGCTCTCCCGTAAAGTTCAGAAATGACCCATGATCCTTCTCAGTCAGTCCACCAATCACAGACAAGATGGATGAAACGCTCTCCTCTGAACTCAGTGGAGCCTGGAAAGAGAtggataaaaacaaatttttctATTCAGAAACACTTCAAAGAAACATTAACATAATGATTTCTATACACATCACTCAGGACACCTGAATGTGCAAATGCTTTTGAATGTTTGGAGTTTAAAACACCATTCATTCTACACATCATGTTTTAACAGCTGACACATTTTAGTCAAATTAATTCTCTGGAATATTTTTCTCACTAGTGTAGATTAAAAAAGGGCTTGAGTGTATTCACAGAAAGTTAATTTTACTCGGAGTAGGCCTTTACCTCAGACCCCCCCATGTCAGTGCGGACCCAGCCAGGATGTATAGCCATACAGAGAATCCCATCAGGCTCCAGGTCTACAGCCATACAGCGACTCACCATGTTTAGGGCACTCTGAGAAGGCAAGCAGAAACAAGATAGGATGCAGCACAATGCAAAACTCAACACACTAGTGTGCAATATAAACCCAACACCGCAGCATGTGATCAGTGGGGATCCAGCATTTCCCTGAAATCCAttgttgcaaaaatgtttaatCAGAAGAGATGCTTATGACTTTCATTTaccaggacacaaacacaatatcCAACCATTTGAAACAGCCTGACCTCCCTTTCTGTATCAGAACCTACCTCGCATGCCTTAACAATCTTGTCCTTTACTTTATTAACTGGTATGACACATCATTCATCGTCAGGTGATAACGATACCTTGGACGTCCTGTAGGGGTACCATTTGAAGTTGTTGGCCCTCTCCCCCCAGTTGAGTTCCACAGAGCCCAGCAGAGAGGTCATGTTAATGACGGCTGCTCTCTGGATACCCATGCTTCCTGCAccacctgctcctcctctggATGCAGCTCGCTTCAACAGAGGCAGGAAGGCCTGACAGAAGCAGAAAAACCCACATCACAGTTGAGGATTTCAAGAGATGCAGCTCCAATCAATATGTTTAAAAAGATTATTACATGAgtttttcattaacattttgtGACAATTATTAGTGATGGTGTCTGGTTAATAACACATAatcatttaatgttttgataTATGAAATCAATATTATTGACCTTACTACACATGCACAGAAtataacactgtaaataaatataacacagAGCTGCAAACTAGacactttaaagaaaaaaagtgttaatacTTCATCAAATCTTGCAATTTAGACAAAGGCTAGAATATTCCTATTGAgagtaaaacatttcaaactgtaTGTGAGGAACAGTGTTGCCCTCTGGTGGCAGCATTCCCACCTCAGAGAGAAATGGTCTGCATTCACAGCAGTACTAATGAGGTGATTACTTAAACgcaaaatatgtaatttcagctgctaagagtctctcaatcaaaacaataacaaaagacagagtgtgatgacggtgtgaagtagcatggGAACATGGGCATTGTTAACTTCATTGTTATACAACCAGATTCTctgggataggattactccagtatTCATTGTTGAGGATGTTTTAACCAGGAaccgaattatccacagaggtctcctcctctccagaacaaacagacacgGTGATTGAAACAGgtaaaaacagtgaataaagcagtttcatgtaaaaaaaaaaaaaaaaaaattggtgtttctctgatgctgttcgGCAGAAAGAGGACGTCCGATAggggctgctagctgagctgctgctaacgtttgctaagcttgtttctctgataacttaagatacAGAGGTTCAGCAGGTCTTTAccaggagctgaattatccacagaggtctcctcctctccaaaacaaatgtacacagggattaaaaccggtaaaaacactaaataaggCAGTGTCACTTAAaaattttttgattttttttaaatcagtgtttctctgacactgTTTGGCAGAAAGAGGACGTCTGGGAAGGGCTGTTAggtgagctgctgctaacgtttgctcagcttgtttcatTGATaatttaagatccagacgtctgATGACTAGAATCCTTCATCCGattaaaagatacagttaaaaacaacgaagatctaaaaagtttttcttaaaaatgtgacttaaaactgaataaaagtcaatttatgacagtttgtGGCGGGCAAACACAACGGCAATGTTTTATCTTGTATGCCTATACACTTTGGTAGAAGGGGAATGACGCTACTGACAGGCTACCAAATGAACCGGACCATTATCTTGATTTAAATTGCTGATTTCACTGggtttgaaaacatttgagataatgtaagtacacaacttaacaaaatatcaaaaaataataaacataggtctggttgtttttagacattttaatgcagaatagttataTATTATAGCTTGAACACTGCAAGgatttgatttgagacaacccTCGTGGTACTGATTTTCTTCAAGCAGATGCACCATCTTATCAGCACTGTTAAtgacacaaaaagtaaaaacagctGGAGATTAAATCCAAAGACTATGTGCTGTATCATCAGGCTTGTATCATATTAATGAACACAGTGTATGGGTCGCCTGAatctgtaatgtttttgttttgtttgtttgtttgactggTGAAATATATGACAAATgattacaaaaacaatattcaataaGGTAACAACAGATATCTGGATATGACAGCTCTCGCCAAAAAGGGGGATTGTTTCAAAGCATGTTTATGGCAAGATAAAAGGGTTATCAGGAAGACCCACTTTGTTCTCTCGGTTATGTATTGTCTTTGCATTTTagtaaaatatgttaattaatatgAAGCAAAAGATATTCCAAAGTCCCAGTCCACAGAGAGCAGTGCAATGGCAAGTTTCTGCTTTATGTGATTTATTAAGCTCTATGTCAGCAGGCATCTGCCCTGCTGACATGTTTTTGATCAGGTCCCTAAATTTCTACCAGCTCAGGGTGCTGCTCTGCAGTCCACCATGCACTCTGAGGCCGAGTGAAACCAGacttttaattaatatttatgaaATGCAGTCTGCCCTGGGCTAGGGGGGTTTGTGTAACTTCTGTTCACCaaggtcatttttttgttttagttgcagcatttagaaaatgaGCTACTCACTGGTCCTGCTCCTGCTGACTAAATACAAATAAAGGgtggtttattttcttttttatctcacTGTCTGGTGAAGTGGGAGCTTCTAAACAAAACTAAGTTGCTGATCTACTACACCCAATTTGACAAGAATTACACAATTCATGCAGGAAACATTACCTTGGTGATCATCAGAGGAGCCACAGCATTAGTGTGGAAGTTCTCAATCATCTTCTCGGCAGTAACAGTATGAAAGTCAGCCACCACATTGATCCCTGCATTGTTTATCAGGCAGTTCAGACCCTCTTCTTGTACCAGCTGCTGCACCTCTTCTGCAGACTTCTCTATGCTCTCCTGGCTCACTACATCTGATAGAGAGACATATCAACACTGCAAATCACCAGaaccaaacaaaaactaatcaaaacagaagaaaatacaatCTGAATATTATtagaaggggaaaaaataataaataaatgactcaaTGCTTTCAATTTAACTTCAAATATCTCTGGTGTGTATAGGATGTGTACTGTTTGAATATGTGTGATTTTTGAGGCCGACGTGTTTAAGAAGGAATGTGCAAGTAAATATACATATTGGAGTTTATTGCCAATAAACATGTCTGAATAACACCATGAGGGATGTCTCATGTTAATAATcagacataaaaatgaaatgatttatttgcCACAGTAACACACAGGCCTGTGTGTTGTCTAGTGTGAGTTTTGTGTCTATGTTGGTTTTTCAACCATTCACTATCTGTAAACACACACCAACCGTTCTTCTTCTGAGTCTTACCCATAGTGATTATGTGGATATTGGGATATTTCTCTGCCAGTTCCTGAAGTTTCTGTGAATGAAAAGCACAGCTCTGGTCATTGTTCACTGACAAATATCCAGTTATGGAACAATGGCGCCATCTGGTGTGATGGCTGCAAACGTTTAACTTTATTTCACTACTTAATGCTCCTTCACACGTTATCAATGTCGACTTACTGTCGTCATGACCCTTTAACAACCATGTTAAATGCACTACATGCGGTAACTGCGGGACAGTTGGCTTTTCAGGACACTTCAGGTGTCGGTGTTTACCTGCGCGTTGGCGGGGTTTCTGGTCGTGGCTATAATCTTACCGGGTGACACTCCTCCAGTCGCCAGGGTGTCGACTATCTGCAGACCGAGACCCCGGCTGGCTCCCGTTACTAGCACCGAGCCgcagtttttaaaattcatgGCACCACTCATCATTAATGTGAGCTCTAACTAGTGCTGCACTCGACGTCCGGTGGGTGAACTTTCCTCCCAGCTATTTCTCGTGACAGAGCTTTGCTAAATCCCTAGGGATCTTCCGACAGGcctttttttcctaggatggcaaagtcatgacccgccctactctgcctctgattggctagtactcgttacCTTCATTTATTGGGTTGATTAGGTTTAGgaatgaggagtgagattgatTAGGgatagggtaagaatatcaggataagccaatcagaggcagagtagggcgggtcataacttcaccatcctaggaaaaaaaaaatctcctccGGTAGGTGGGAGGATTGCTCCACTTCACCAAGCCGAGCCAAAACCGCCAGGCGATGGAGATAGTTCAACAGAGCACAGCTTCAACGACGCAGGCTGCATACAGCTGGGAAACTGAAGAAGAGTTGTTAAAACTACTACGTCTTACAACAAATTTGCAATAATTTGGCGTAAATCACCACACCGTACAGTAGAAATGCCCAGAATTGAGTAATAGGGAGATAGCATCGAGGTGTCATGGACGTTCATGGCTGTGCACCTCGAGGTTCATCAGCACACAGCTGTGTTTGCAACCAACTCTTCTTTGCCGAGACTCTTTGGTCAGAATGATTTCCAGGTCCTATTGAAAAAGTGATAGTCCATCTGTTTTGTTCTGGGTTCAGGTCAGGAATTACtgtgaaaaaaatagttttatatatttaggttaaaatcaaacaaatgacaTAAAAACGCACAAAATGTTGAGAGAGGAAAGACCCAAAAGGTTTTATGAAATACCTCTACCTAAAACAagttattcattatttattttcatgttttgttataGTGTAAGTTACTATtctcaaaaaaagaaagatatggCAGTGACATAGGCAGCACTGCAGCAGGTTAGACCTTCAGCTGCTGTTATATAACAGTTAAGAAAGGCTATATGTTGTCTGTGACATGTGACAATGCTTATTTAATCAGTAAAATCATATACTTATTTTTCACctaatgtttttgcatttttccgttctatttttcatctttatgaATACTAAATTTTATAAAGTAGAGAGAGTGTGCTGTGTTTTGGGTTCTGCATTCAGTCAGTTTTCAAATATTGAAGTAAAGATGGAGGTGCAGAGATAAGGGTGACAGCACAGCTGAAGGAGCTTATGCAGTCACAGCACACAGATGGTTTCCCTGGCAGCCTCGTGAGTGCAGATTTTCTTAAAGCTTCTGGTGCTTGGGAACAGCAGATATCCCTGGTCTGCTCCAGGTCAGTTAATTTGGAATTTGGCTCCTATGCCTCCATTTACAGACACATTACTTTGGCACATAGCGCACAGTGCAAATGATGGGTTGGTAGTGGTACAATGTGTGGTGCAGAGCTGCGCTCCTGAAGCTGGTGGATGTTCACTGGCCTTCCTAAGCACACACAATAGTGATGTATTGTCTTCACATAAGCAATCAGTTCATGGCTTGGACTGCTGCTGGTCTCTCCAGTAATCAATGCAGAGGGACAGTAGACATACAGAACATGGTGTCTCTATTTTGCCAGTTCTGCCAAACTTTTAATTTACCTACTCAACAAAATCACATCATGAATGTGGTGCCCATGTCTACCAGAGTTCATTTTACATCAGCTGCCTCTGAGATATATTAACTCCAGGAATGAACAAACAGTCCAAAGTCCATCATCTccaaatgttgaaaaaaaacaaaacaacactttttaaCTCAAGAAAAAATCATGCAGTAACAAATCAGGAACACTCACAGTTTTCTCATCTAATCTCGTTTATCAAGTGACACTGTAGTACACGGTGCACAAACAACATGACAGGAAAGAAGACACAGTGACATTTGTAGTAAACGCCCTGGATTT is drawn from Thunnus thynnus chromosome 5, fThuThy2.1, whole genome shotgun sequence and contains these coding sequences:
- the si:dkey-12e7.4 gene encoding C-signal, whose translation is MMSGAMNFKNCGSVLVTGASRGLGLQIVDTLATGGVSPGKIIATTRNPANAQKLQELAEKYPNIHIITMDVVSQESIEKSAEEVQQLVQEEGLNCLINNAGINVVADFHTVTAEKMIENFHTNAVAPLMITKAFLPLLKRAASRGGAGGAGSMGIQRAAVINMTSLLGSVELNWGERANNFKWYPYRTSKSALNMVSRCMAVDLEPDGILCMAIHPGWVRTDMGGSEAPLSSEESVSSILSVIGGLTEKDHGSFLNFTGEPLPW